TAGCACAAACCACAACTTTCCCTGACTTTTCTCAAGCAAATAAACTACACTCTATTTGAACATGATCAAAGCTAATGGACAAGTAACACCATGATGTTCTTAAcaattcaaggttcaaggcttttatttgtcatacgtacatagctacagtgtagttatgtcgatgaaaatcttaggtcccaGGCTCCATTATGACCTAACACCAAAAACCAACATGTGACATTGTAGGGTCTACATTTATGTTCCCTTTTTATCTTAGGTTCTTTATCTCTGCACATTGCGAATTCTTTTTGCACTTCCTACTTTGAACCTTGGCAGAGTCCTTGGACAATCTTGCAAAACTCAGCATGTAACTAACACTTGTAAATGGGCACAGCTCTTCCACTTTTACAGATACATaaatttaatttgtttttttatgtatCTTGTAACGGCAGTTATCGGGTCTGTCTTTGTGTTTTAAAAGAGGGTGGCACTCTAACccactcaaccctgttactcattatcagaataaagcattaatttcaAAGTTAACTTTCTTTCATTAAATATCCAAGTTTGTCCTTGCCTTGAAAGTACATGCTACATCTAGCATTCATTCCTGAGGTTAAAGCTCAAattagcattgattttcaaccctgttactttcAACCCTGTTAATATAATAGGGGTTATTcttggaaaatatacatttgatgccttagctgggcaaatcactttttttgatggtttattatctgtttttcctaaatACATAAACAATAAAAggttaatttttcaaaaatggtggtgtctaaattgtcctccaattctggaatgacccagtTAGTGAGATATTAGCCTTACCTATCCTGAGCCACACCCGCTGTCGGGTGGTCATCATCATAAAGTACAGGTAGTTCTTAGCATACAAATACTTGTTAAGGCGGTGACTAGTGATTTTTCTACTAATTTGATTGAACGTGGCACCTGAGAATGTTAAAAATGTATGCTTTAAAAATGAATGAAATGTGGAATCTATAATCAGTTAAACGGTTTCAAGTATTTTAATGTATATTTGGAACATATGTCTCTACATACTCTCAGCCTGGCAAGAGCCATAACCTGGAAAAAGGATCACACAACTTTTCAGATGAGAAGTAGGATACGCTGGGGCTAGACCTGGGCTAGACAGAGGTTACGAGATAGCCGGCTGTATATCTGGTCTCACCACGATGCAATCAATAGCCCTGAAGGTTTTTTTATTCGTATTATTTATTTACGTAGATGCATGTTCGGTTTGAACTCGCTGTGTTACCTTAAGCTATCTTCCGCATGTAGGCTACGCAGTTTTACAGCAGTCTGTCTTTCTTCCCCACCATGTGGATGAGGTGACGAGCCTAAACCGGTTCATACGTGGATAGGGGGCCGGTTTCAGCTGGCTGCGTTGTCGTAGTTACCAGCTCTCTATAAATACTGGCTGACTCCTTAGCCGGCTTCCACTCCAGTTTCAGTCCTGACAGAGGCGGCACCTTCAGTACGGCTTAATTTTTTTATCCCAGCATTCTGGTCTAATGGACACACTCTTTGTAAATGCTTTTTAAGGTAAGTGAAGGATTTTCGATGTTAAACAACGTGAAATGTGAGCTATCCCATTCGCTTTTTAACTAACGGTAGCACACGTTAACTAACAGGCTAAGGTTATGGCGGCTTAAACAAGGACAATGAAAAATTGTCTTCCTGGGCGTAACGGTGTTGGTATTGTTGGTTTATCAAGTAACAATTTATTCAAATTGAATTGCTGCTGAGTTTAGCTGTAAATGTTACTTACCATTACGACGTGGCCAGTGTGACAGGCGGCCTTTTAGCGGACGTTATCTAGGAATAGTTATCTACTTTGGTGTTAATCTCGCCATCTAACCGGTTCGACATTTGTCTGTTATTTCGATTTTTTATTGCTTCGGTGTCTTCACTATACacaaaatatgttttaacaTTGGCTGCGTTGACTTTGCGAAACCACGTTTAGTAGTAACTTTCATGCTAAATTACCTCATGGCACGCAGAGCTCTAAACGGAACCGGCATGccgacgtcagcgtcagttgtAAGTcactgattggtcaattttcgTGCCATTCTTTTACGTTGAAGGCGGATCTTCTTTATGATAGGATTACATCTGAAACTGGGCGGGGTTTAAACACTGTGCAGATGGTGTCGTAGTACCGTTAGTCATGACATAGTCGTAAAATAGTGTATGTCTTGGCTATAAATTAGGTTCGTTTTATAGAATAATCCGTAACTTTGATGTTTTTAATTCATAATTAAAATTCAGTAGTAAGGATAAGATTACATTTATATTGTAATTTGAGGTTTATTTTAGTCTTTAACAAACAAAATGTGAGTCCATAGAAAGCAACGTTTTTACTTTCCAAGTGTATTCCCATCAGAAAATGTTTTTTATGTTAAAATCCTGTCAAATGCTCTTGTTACAGAATAATCAGTCTTGTAAGACACACACTGGCTCCTCAGCAGGCCCTGGCCTTGAGTCTTATTTGAAGGGATTTAACTTCACTGGTGAACCGCCTTGGCTGCTCTGTACCTGAATAACTGCACCAATCAAATTTAATCTCTTTCATATCCAAGTAAGTATCTAACTGTCAGCTGTTTGAACTCTATAAAATACTGCTTTGTATCAGATAATACAGTAACAAAAGTGTCTTTCAGTCAAATTCCATGCTTTGAGAATCACTTACACTTTCACTTTTTTGAGTTGTGAGTGAGGAACAAATAGTCTTTTGCAATCAAGGACACAAAATACACTTTGTCCTCAAAGCTGAGTGTAATCTCAATATGTTCTCCGCTCCCTCTTTCAGTTTCCTCGACTAATCAAAAGGATTTATTGTGAGCATGGAAACTGCCACCGAGTTTGACTTCTCTTTCCTTGAGGAGGGCTTCTCTGCACGGGATATCGTCGAGCAGAAGATCAATGAGTCATCCATGACGGTGAGTGTCCTGTGTTGACTTGTTCGGGGATATGCAGATAGCCTCATTTGTTAAGTGGTGAATCTGAACGATGCAACAGTGTTGCATCATGTTCACATTCACCACTTAATTTTGACATTCCAACACCAGTCACCTTGTTCAGGTGACTGGTGTTGGAATGTCAAAATTGTATTCCCTTTACACAATTCTAAAGAACACAAGGGTGTTAATAGGCATGGGACAATAGGATATTGCCATGTGGCGATTATCTTGTCATAAAATGTGtatcacattttattttagcaTGTGTTTGTTTAGGTGTTGTGTAATATTCTATTTTTTGAAATAGTTTTTGTTGAACACATTTTTTCATCTGTTCCATCGCAGGATGACAGGGATGCCTTCTACGTCTGCGACTTGGGGGATGTCTTCAAGAAGCACCTGCGCTGGGTGAGGGCCCTGCCACGCGTCACTCCCTTCTACGCCGTCAAATGCAATGACAGTCAGGCTGTAGTCATGGTACTGGCCTCCCTGGGAGCTGGCTTCGACTGTGCAAGCAAGGTGTGTGTTGTAATCTTCCATAGATCTTCTCTACTATTCAAAGCTCTCTTGATGATAAGCTGAACTAGCATTGGCAGCTTGAGTTTTTAAATTGCCACTTATTTTTTGCTGACGGTTGGCATTGTCCCCCTCTAGACGGAGATTCATATGGTTCAGTCTCTGGGAGTGGATCCAAGCAGAATCATCTATGCCAACCCCTGCAAGCAAGTTTCCCAGATCAAGTACGCATCTGCCCACGGTGTCCGGATGATGACCTTTGATAGCGAGGTGGAACTCATGAAAGTGGCCCGCTGTCATGAAAATGCCAAGTGAGATTTCTTTCCATTTTAAATATAAAGACTGAACAGGAATTTTGATTTTCTATATCCAATATTTATTCCTCTAACTCTATTTTTGTGCCCAGGCTGGTGCTGCGTATTGCCACAGATGACTCAAAGGCTGTGTGTCGCCTGAGCGTGAAGTTTGGTGTGACACTCAAAGCGTGTCGAGGTCTCCTGGAGAAAGCTAAGGAACTGGGGCTGGATGTGATTGGCGTCAGCTTCCATGTTGGCAGTGGCTGCACCGATCCCCAGACTTACTCTCAGGCGATCGCTGATGCCCGTTATGTCTTCGATATAGGGGTGAGTTGTGACAACtgcttaaaaaaatatttaattttgtaCCCATCAAAGTTGTCTTAAACTGAATTTTGTTACTATCTAGGCTGAGGTGGGCTTCAACATGGACCTGCTCGACATCGGAGGTGGATTTCCTGGTTCAGATGATAATGAACTCAAATTCGAAGAGGTATCTTgaattgtatttgtcttctttgGACATTAGGCTAGAACTAGCACAAGATAATCCTTTTTACATTATAATAATCAATGGGCACTTTCCCCCCCCTTGCTAGATCACTGCAGTCATCAGCCCAGCCCTGGATAAGTATTTCCCCGCTGACACTGGCATTAAGATCATTTCTGAGCCAGGACGATTTTATGTGGCTTCTGCTTACACACTGGTTGTCAACATCATCGCCAAGAAGGTCATCATGGACGAGGAATCTGCCTCTGACGGTAACAGCCTTCATTTAGTATACTCGTTTATTCTGTTATAGAGCTGCAAACCGTTAGGCAACTAATCTATAAGTCGACTATTTTGATAAATAAAGGATGGACATTTTATAGACCAAGCATTTAAATCAAGAAAACAATTAACAGAAGGATTAATAACGATAATAATGCTCAACTGCACAAATATTGTTAAGGCAGATTGGTAATATTTCTCAGTACTTAAATTATTTCTACTTTTCTACAGAGGAAGACGAGGGGACCACAGATAGGACCCTGATGTACTACGTAAACGATGGCGTTTATGGATCCTTCAATTGTATACTCTATGACCATGCTCACTGTTTGCCAACACTACATAAGGTAAGTGACTCAAGATTTAAAAATGTGGCAAATTATCTGCATAACTATGAGTAATTGAAAAGTGGATACTAATGATTTGTGTCCACCCCCTTCTCAATAGAAGCCAAAGCCAGATCAGGTCAGATACCCCTGCAGTATCTGGGGCCCGACATGTGATGGACTTGATCGCATCGTCGAGCAGTGCTACCTGCCTGACCTGCAGGTAGGCGACTGGCTGATCTTTGATAACATGGGGGCCTACACCGTGGCCGCTGCCTCCACCTTCAATGGCTTCCAACGACCCGACATTTATTACGTCATGTCTCGCACTGCCTGGTGAGTAGTCCCGAAAGCTCCTGATGGAACACTTGTCTCATTGTGAGGAAGAAGGCAATATAACTTTTCTCTGTTTCGTCTCCTACAGGCAACACGTGCAGCAGATCTGTTCCCAGGGCATGCCAGCTCCTGCGGAGGAGTCCTCCCTGTTGGAGGTGCCGGCCTGCTGTGGACGAGAGAGCAGCTTGGAGATGCCCACTAAGCCCTGCCAGGCCCCTGTGGTGTAAACGCATACCGTACATCACAGTTATGTTCTCCTGATCTAGCATCTCTttgttattattaattattggaGAAGTTTCTTTCTTCTCCCCATATGTCATGATATATTTTGAAGGCCAGTTACTTGACAGGAGAACGAGAGGGGCATGTTGTTGCACAAACATCTGTGTTCTGTACAGAAGTGAGGATCAACCCTAGATAAAATGAGGCTGAATCACAGAGTGTCTCTGTATTCCAGGCAGAGTGTCACAGGGCTACTCTGTCCTCAGAAATTGTTGCTGCAGTATTCCGCCCTTCATTTTGGGAAAGTGACTGAAGAACTTCAGTACTGTTAATTTATGAAGAAACTATTAGTGGAACTGATATCGTGTAAGGTCTCGCAACATTTGAAACTGTAGCCAAAGTCCAAGAGGTAAGGGGTCGCTAATGCTAttaatttaaagtggacctatcatgctagatttgaaacatatattgtagggccatacctatataaaacatgtctgtgaagttttttatgcattttagccatgcctcatttcgctctatttgctcttttccagccctgtttttgcaggggctgattctgcttttgtggcataCTAcatcgccacttacaggcctggcatatgtactacaacgCTTTTGAGCGGTCTCTctttcccctgataggtggagagttgcccatataggcaatctattatcttttcaatttacacacggcatctattgcacgtctgtccgtcctgggagagggatccctcctctgatgctctccctgaggtttctcccatttttccctttaaactgggttttctttggaagtttttccttgtacgatgtgagggtctaaggacagagggtgtcatattgtcatactgatattctgtacaaactgtgaagaccactgagacaaatgtaacatttgtgatattgggctatataaataaacattgattgattgataggcgGGGCCCCCCTTTTCTGACatcagaaaaattcaaataataatcagctccgttgcagccccgtttttagagatttgggtatggaggaaaatggagagggttgtgttttctgacacttggtgagttccctggaacaccggggacacatattcatgtataaaagacgtacaaaagtgaatTTTGCATGATCGGTCCCCTTTAAGACTTCAAAATTGTAACTTGCAAAGAGGTGGTTGGAGGGGCGATTTAAATCCTCATTAAATGGCTGCTTTGTTTATATTTATCCTTTCCATGATCTCTAGTTCTGTACAGCACCTCTCAAGTGTTAATCCTGAAGATATTAACATGTAAAGTAACCTTTTGTTTACTTTTAGGTACACACAGAGCATTATAGACTCATAACATTTCAGCTACCTTTGTCAAAGGTCGCTTCTCATTTGTCGTGGTCACCCAACGCTCACAGGTGCCACCAAATGCACATATTCAAGATTAACACTTAAAAC
The sequence above is drawn from the Pseudochaenichthys georgianus chromosome 22, fPseGeo1.2, whole genome shotgun sequence genome and encodes:
- the odc1 gene encoding ornithine decarboxylase produces the protein METATEFDFSFLEEGFSARDIVEQKINESSMTDDRDAFYVCDLGDVFKKHLRWVRALPRVTPFYAVKCNDSQAVVMVLASLGAGFDCASKTEIHMVQSLGVDPSRIIYANPCKQVSQIKYASAHGVRMMTFDSEVELMKVARCHENAKLVLRIATDDSKAVCRLSVKFGVTLKACRGLLEKAKELGLDVIGVSFHVGSGCTDPQTYSQAIADARYVFDIGAEVGFNMDLLDIGGGFPGSDDNELKFEEITAVISPALDKYFPADTGIKIISEPGRFYVASAYTLVVNIIAKKVIMDEESASDEEDEGTTDRTLMYYVNDGVYGSFNCILYDHAHCLPTLHKKPKPDQVRYPCSIWGPTCDGLDRIVEQCYLPDLQVGDWLIFDNMGAYTVAAASTFNGFQRPDIYYVMSRTAWQHVQQICSQGMPAPAEESSLLEVPACCGRESSLEMPTKPCQAPVV